A single window of Nicotiana sylvestris chromosome 5, ASM39365v2, whole genome shotgun sequence DNA harbors:
- the LOC138868762 gene encoding uncharacterized protein, producing MTHQVSAIVHSMAPKLEDPGTFTIPCTIGSADFAKALCDLGASIKLMRYSVFKTLGIGQPRPTSMRLQMVDRMMKRTLGIINDVLVRVGKFILPVDFVILDCEVDYEVPIILGRPFLVTGKTLVDVEAGELTFRVGDEKAVFHVCKSMKQPNSSEVCSFVDLVTVVIVDDTSSMINMEDL from the coding sequence atgacccaccaagttagtgcaatagtgcattcaatggccccgaaacTTGAAGATCCTGGtactttcaccattccttgcaccattgggagtgcggactttgctaaggctctatgtgatttgggggcaagtatcaaatTGATGcgctactcagttttcaagactttgggtattgggcaaccgaggccgacttccatgagattgcaaatggtggATAGAATGATGAAAAGAACATTGGGTATTATTAATGATGTCCTTGTCCGGGTGggcaaatttatcttgccagttgattttgtgatcttggattgtgaggtagattatgaagttccaatcatattggggagacctttccttgttACTGGGAagaccttagttgatgtggaagcaggggaactcaccttccgggtaggTGATGAGAAAgcagtctttcatgtgtgcaagtcaatgaagcagcccaacagttctgaggtgtgctcttttgtggaccttgtcacggtagtgatagttgatgatacaagTTCAATGATCAATATGGAAGACCTCTAG